The genome window tttaatcagagagacTTACCTGTATGGCAGGGCCAACACCcgattaccaaacatctgctcttctcatcttcctgtgaattgtcctCCTCCCTTTGGAGCCCCAGGTCCCTGTCCCGTTCTTTGGCTCAGGACGGCGTGTGAGCTTCGATTGCCCCACTGCCTTTGAGTCTCATGTccttggaggtgggggggggggggatatggatgtaattaaatttattttgctcctgttaatctgtcttatgttaatttaattattagaccagccaaagaatctagaagggaagaaaggtaATGTTTCAcccttggagcacctgggtggctcagtctgttaagcatctgccttcagctcaggtcatggtcccagggtcctgggatcgagccccgcatcggggctccttgctcagcggggagcctgcttcgccctctccctctgcctgtcctgccacttcccctgcttatgcggtctctctctctctgtcaaataaataaataaaatcttaaaaaaaaagaaaagaaaagaaaagaaaatgttccacCCTGACAACAAAGAAATGAAGTCCGAGTACAGTGGTGCCCTTGGGGTCATCCTGCAGCCAGGACACAGCACAGGGGACAGGAGCTGCTCCGCTGGCCTGCCCACAGGGCCCTGTCAGACTCGGTCTGGAAACCTCCCGCCCCAGCCTCGGTCCTCTCTGCGTCCTGGGGACTCCCCCCAGCTTCCTTCCCCTTCATGGTTTCCTCACATTTAAGATCTTTCTCTCCATATAGGGATTGCCCCAGAGCCCACACActctccccaggccccacctTCCTCAAAGCTCAAAAACAATTGTTTAGGGGAGAagagcaaggaaggaaagaaatgaaggaagagcgatgggaaagggaaaaaggtGAAGGGACAggtgaaaggaaaagaggaggggaggggaggaggggaaagagggaggaaggaaggatagcatgaaagacagggagaaaagagaacaaaggatGTTCCCCAAACCAGACCAAGATCACTCCTTCTTTTCCAAATCAGTACGTTTCTGTCACTCTTCCCACCAAGTTCTGCTTGAGGGACCACAGAGAGGCAAATTGTTTCAGAAATCCCAGTTTCACTTTACATCTTCATCGAAAAccagagaaatcagaaaaagcCTATTTGTTTTATGATGATATTTTCAAGGGTGTggacacagaggaggaaaaaatcatCTTGGcctcctgcctcttttttttttttttttttttaaggtctttgtAGTTTCCTGTTAATTTAATACCTGAACCTTTGCCATGTAAATAACACAGGTAAAGATAAACCACACTGGCCCTGGACTCCGACCTTTGTTTaacacccacctcctctctgattCATCCTCCATCCCGTCACTGGAAGGTTTGGAATTGTTACCTGGAAATTTAAAGCCAGAGAATAAATAGTTTGGGGCAGAGcgtgttggttttattttatttatttttattattattttattttaatcacagagagagagagagtgcgcacaagcagggggagctgcaggcagagggagaagcaggctccctgcggagcaaggagcccgactcggaactcgatcccgggaccttaggatcatgacctgagccaaaggcagaccgactgagccacccgggcgtcccgcGTGTTGGTTTTAGACAAGGCTTGCGAGATAGTCCAAAACTCAGAGCAGTTCTCTGGCCGGCTGCTGTGTCTTCCCCTCTACCTCAAAGAGGTGACCTAGATGGGGTCAGTTCCCTTTCCATTCACTCGGGAACTTTCcattccccccccacaccccggcTCTGTCACCTCTGCAGCTTGTACGTACCCAGGCTGTGCTCTGCCGACTCCACACTGCACCCTTTCGTAGACAACAGTGATTCAAACAAGCGACTGAATCCCTCTTACTCTTGCACGCCTGTATTTCGTTCTTTTCTTGCTGGAGTGCTTCCTCCAACAGTGTTTTCAAAGAGGGGCTCTATATGAGACACCTTCTGATCCTTTAAATACctgataattttgaaaaaataaaataaaaataaataaatacctgatAATTTAGCCAGAAATCAAAATCTTGGttcaaattctttctctgcaatactttaaaaatagtatGCAACTATCATCTTAAATCCAGTGTTGCTGTTAAGAAATCTGAAGGCAATCTGATTTTTGTTCCTTCCTCAGCCCTCTGCTATCCAGGTACCTGGAATACAGATGTGATGGCTGGCGCTTTCACTGCCAGTTTGGATTATGACGATGAGATGGGGGAATAGTGATCTGGATTGAAACCTGAGCCCTCAAAGAACTGGTAATACAAAGTTACTCTATCAGCCATGAATGGTCCACCTCCACGCTtctacaaaagggaaaaataaactttcattgTGTTTGGAGTCTGTGTTATTACTAGCTGTTATTTGGAGTCTGTGTTACTAGTATCTGAAATGAATCTTAATTCAGGTATTGTAAATCTGCTGTCTTAAACTTTCCAGATTTCTGATTACTTTTCTGAGTGATTGATGGTCTCCTGGATATCAGCTACCTTGGCTACCTTAAAAGAGGCTCAAGCCTAAATTCTACCTTGTTTCCTCCTGGGGCGCTCAAagaacggggtgggggtggggggggtggggacggggtAATTGCCTCTGGCATTACAATGTAAATTTGGTTACCCCCCAGGTGCCTCTGACCCCCCAAAACTTACCAGGCACCTTTCTCAGGGAACTTCTGGGCACTCTCCCCTGGCCACTACTCTTTTCATGAGCTAGGTCATGTGGTTGGAATGCCCTGACccaaggagggggaagaagggcCAGGACTGCTAGGGGCTGCCAGGTCTGGTCGTTGTTCTATGCTTCTAACCCCAGCCTGATATTACCATTCCTGACTAGCACAACTATTTTCTGCCTCAGAGCATCATGGCAGTGACGGCCataaggctggggctggggggtgggggctggggctgggcaatGATCTATCCAAGTCAATGTAGGCAGAGAAAAGTACACATTCCTTACAAGACATTCACTCAACCTATGCCCTTCTACAGCACCCAGCCCTCATGTGCAGGGGCTACCCTTTCCTTCCCACACTCCATGACCCAACCCCCTGCTGCCTCCGACGAAgtaggatggggggagggggcaggttcTTATGGTTTTTACATTCCTTTCTTAATCCTCATCAAGGTCCCTCTTGCTTCTGTGGCATCTTCAGGATTGTACGCACAGGAAGGGGTCAGCATCTCCAATATGTGACCATTTTGTCAGCCATGCATCACTTTTCTCATAGTACCGATCACCAACTGAAGCagttatttatgtgtttatttgttttgttttgtttttctctctctcccagcgCTCCCTAGAACAGCccctccatgaaggcaggaatttGGCCTGTTCCCAGCTGTCTCCTCAGCACTGGGCATGGTACATGGcagagatgttcaataaatacaagATGAGAGCTGGTGTTAGAACCCAACCCTGATTCTGGCTCAGGGCTTCTTGCTCCAAATCTGGGGCTTTTCCTACCCAAGCCCCTGGATCTCTGCCCTGAGCAAAGACGGTACACAGAGGGAAGAGGTTTATATTAACTAGACTCGCAACAAAGATACGGGGTCCTTACTCCAAACATTGGCTAAAACAACTGCTGGATAATTAGACTTAAAGCAGAGCTGCTTCTACATCTTCTAATCCCCATTGCTtgcacccagtaggtgctcaaaaaaggTGTGTTTTATTGAATGGACATACAAATTCTCTAGGAGGAGACATTTCAGCATAATTATACGGGACAGGGAATAGGGTAACTGAAGAGCGGATTAGGGGTTATACGGAGAAGGAGACGCTGAGCATGAACATGCTCTGGACCCAAAGGGGTCTTTGGTCTATACAGTGTATAACAAAGTGGAAGTAAAGAGCTTTGACCAGCTCAGTCCAATGCTGCAGGCATGAACCGCATGCAGTTATTTACGTTTAATTAACATTAAATCACATGTAAAATTCAGctcctcagttgcactagccagATTTCAAGTAATAATAGTCACATGTGGCTTGTGGCTACTGCATTGGACAGTATAGATAATATAAAACATTGTCATCATCAAAGAATGTTCCATTGGACGAAGCTGACCTAGACCCTTAGACTTAAAGGAAACGCATCTCTGCTTCTAACCTGGCCTACTGACATCCTCTTGTCACCCCCtacaccacccccaccccggatCCGAGCACCATCAGTGCCCACATCTGCCTTCCTAAGTTTTCTGCTCTACAGGGAGTAATGCTGTCTTCTTGGTTTTCACCCCCCCCCCAGTGCCCAGGGTAATAAGTATTTGTGGAAATAATGAGCCTTCGATTAGCCTTTGTTAAATGCTGAAAGCCCAAAAGGTGAATTAAGTGTCAGAAGTAAGAGAAGGAACCCCTGCTTCCCCTCTTTTCTCACCTCCCGACCCCCTTCTCTGCATTCCCTTTTCCGGTGCTTCCCACCAACACTCCAAAGCAGCACAGTTAGAGGCAGCCCCCCCCCAAGAAGTTCCGGTCCCCAAACTACACGGACTCCCCGGAAGTATCTGCTCCGGGTCTCAAACCGACCTAACTTGTTCACATGGTAGGTTTCTGTCTTCCTTCACCTTTGGCTGCCctgcacctagtaggtgctcaacaagtgtttgttgaatgaatgacggAACCGgcgcatggatggatggatagatggatggacgaACGGATGGACGGCCGGTGTCCCCGCGTCCGCCGCAAGGTCTGCGGGAGGAGCCACCCTCAGGGCGCTTGCGGGGaaagccccaggccccgcccagcCGCGCCCGGCCCGCGGGCCGGGAGTCGGGCGGGGCTTGGCCCTCGGGGGCGTGTCCTCCCGGGCCCCAGCGCCGGCGCCCCGAGAGGCGCGCAGCCGGCGCCGCAGGGCCCGGGCGGCCGCAGAGGACGCGCGGCGACGAGCATGGAGCGCGAGCTGGAGGAACTGGCGGCGCGGCCCGCGCGCCCGGCACAGCTGCCCTTCCAGGCGCTGGTGGAGGCGGCGGGCGGCCGCGGGCAGGTGCTGCTGGTGGGCGAGCTGTGGGAGCGCGAGCAGAGCCGCGCGCTGCTGCGGGACTTCGCCCGGGCCGTGTTCCCTCCCGAGCAAGCCGCCGGCAAGGCGGGCGGCGCGGGGACCGGGGCGCCGGGGGCGCAGAGGGCGCCCGGGACGGCGGGGGCGCGCGCCATCCGCTCGCCGCTCGTCTTCGTGCTGTGCCGCGCGTCCTCGCTGACCGCCCGCGAGCCGCGGCGCCGCTTGCGGGAGATGCTGCGGGACGTGCGCGGCCGCCGGCGGGCCGGGGCGGCGCTGGTCGGGGTGCTGGTGGCCGACGCCGGGCCCGAGGACGCGGTGGCGCCGGGGTTGCGGCTCCTGGAGGCGCTGCTGCGCGCGGTGTTCGGCCGCCAGGCGGGGGGCCCGGTGCAGGCGGCCGCCTACTGCCCAGGCCACCCGGCCTCCAGCCTGGCCGTCCAGGCGGCCGCCTGCAGGGCGCTACAAGCCGCCGGGCCCGCGCGACCAGGTGAGACTACGAGGCCCGGGAGGGCGCGGGCGGTGGGCGgctggggtcggggggggggcCCCCAAGTTGGAACTCTTTAGGTCAGCTTCACTCCTTGTGCACCacagtaaactgaggcccagagaggggaggtgccTAGCGCTAGGCCTTCCAGCTGGCGTGGAGCGGGCCCCGGGCACGGGGTCCAGTCTGTTCCGAAGGATCCAGAGGGCATAAGAGACGCAGGGGCTTGGGAAAGCCGAGCAGACCAGCCCAAGGCAGGAAAGTTGGTGGAGAGAGGGTTGGACTcggctgggagctgggggggagggagaggaggtgagaAAGCCTCAGGAGGCCCAAGTTTCAAGGTGGAAAGGGGAACAGAACTGGGACCGGCGTTTGGCGGTACCAGGAGCTTCTAGGACCCTGTGCAGCTAGGGATGCGCCATGGGGTCATAGGAATAGATGCCAGGACTCTGAGTGTGGGGAAAGGGTGTGGGGACTGAGGGCCCAGAATTTTCTAATCCTTCTTGGCTACCCACTCTGGTTGTGCGCCCACTGCTGCGTTTCTCTCCACGTTCTCCTGAAGCGTagggaggggagtgagggtcTTTTCCCAGCCTGAGTGACTACTGCCATCAGCACCTGGTACGGAAGGTTTTACAAGAGCTTTTCAGGGTCTCAGGATTAAAATACACTAAGTATAGCTGGATCTGGCAAAGCTGAGGGATGCAGGATTGTTCTTTGCACTCCCAGatcccttcctgcccccaccttccCAGCACCTGCTGCCCTCCAAGCCCTCCAGCCTTCCCTTCTTGCTAAAGAGTTggggctcggggcgcctgggtggctcagtcgttaagcgtctgccttcggctcaggtcatgatcctggagtcctgggatcaagccccacatcgggctccctgctctgcgggaagcctgcttctccctctcccactccccctacttgtgttccttctctcactgtgtctctctgtgaaataaataaataaaatctttaaaaaaaataaaataaaataaaaaataaagagttggggctcgatcccaggaccctgagaccgtgacctgagccgaaggcagacacttaaccagctgagccacccaggcgcccccagaatctTTGTTTCTTTAATCAAACGGTTGAAACCAGGGCGGTTGATAAATTGAGGCTCTTGGTTTGCTGAACAGAAAATCTCTCAGTCCTGTCAAACATGCTCACCTGCGGCATATGGGACTTTGTGTTCTTTCTAGCAGCAGGACCCTGGGAGAGACCGGGCCTCCCGGCACTGCTGGCGTGCTTTTCCTGGGGTCCCTGGAGCCGGGGGAAGGATCCAGATGCCACCTCCCCCGGTGACCCAGCTCAGGGTGAGTGTGCTGCCTTCCTGGCCTTCTGAGGGCCAGGTGCTTGGGATTATGGGGTTGGTCCTGTGCACACAGGGACCTGAGGGATAGAGTTGACCAACATCCGTGGAGCATTTGCCATGTGCAGAGCATGGAGGTGAGTGATGTGAGGTGCTCCTGCCACCGGGCAA of Halichoerus grypus chromosome 4, mHalGry1.hap1.1, whole genome shotgun sequence contains these proteins:
- the LOC118546994 gene encoding uncharacterized protein C2orf72 isoform X3; its protein translation is MERELEELAARPARPAQLPFQALVEAAGGRGQVLLVGELWEREQSRALLRDFARAVFPPEQAAGKAGGAGTGAPGAQRAPGTAGARAIRSPLVFVLCRASSLTAREPRRRLREMLRDVRGRRRAGAALVGVLVADAGPEDAVAPGLRLLEALLRAVFGRQAGGPVQAAAYCPGHPASSLAVQAAACRALQAAGPARPAAGPWERPGLPALLACFSWGPWSRGKDPDATSPGDPAQGHNLTVL
- the LOC118546994 gene encoding uncharacterized protein C2orf72 isoform X1 — protein: MERELEELAARPARPAQLPFQALVEAAGGRGQVLLVGELWEREQSRALLRDFARAVFPPEQAAGKAGGAGTGAPGAQRAPGTAGARAIRSPLVFVLCRASSLTAREPRRRLREMLRDVRGRRRAGAALVGVLVADAGPEDAVAPGLRLLEALLRAVFGRQAGGPVQAAAYCPGHPASSLAVQAAACRALQAAGPARPAAGPWERPGLPALLACFSWGPWSRGKDPDATSPGDPAQDHLQDPEEKLVLTAICPNGDCEDPGKGPRACDGLVHTPADPVGESR
- the LOC118546994 gene encoding uncharacterized protein C2orf72 isoform X2, producing the protein MERELEELAARPARPAQLPFQALVEAAGGRGQVLLVGELWEREQSRALLRDFARAVFPPEQAAGKAGGAGTGAPGAQRAPGTAGARAIRSPLVFVLCRASSLTAREPRRRLREMLRDVRGRRRAGAALVGVLVADAGPEDAVAPGLRLLEALLRAVFGRQAGGPVQAAAYCPGHPASSLAVQAAACRALQAAGPARPAGPWERPGLPALLACFSWGPWSRGKDPDATSPGDPAQDHLQDPEEKLVLTAICPNGDCEDPGKGPRACDGLVHTPADPVGESR